The Planctomycetota bacterium DNA segment TCGCCCGCCGTCGGGTCCCCGAAATCCCACTCCCACGCCGAAAGCGCGCCCGTCGAAAGATCCTCGAAGAGAACCTCGAGGGGCGCCTCGCCCTCCCGGGGGAGCGCCCGGAAATCCGCCAGGGGCGCGTCCGGATGAAGGACGCGCACGGGGCGCGCGCAGGCGTCCTCTCCGAGGTCGTTGGCGACCCGCAGCCGCACCGTGTAGTCCCCCGGCTCGCGATAGACGTGCGACGGCTCCCGCTCGGTCGAGGTCGTTCCGTCGCCGAAGTCCCAGGCGAAGCGCAGCGCGTTGCGGGAGAGATTCTCGAACCGGACTTCGAGCGGGGCGCGCCCTTTGGCCGGCCGGGCGCGGAAGTCCGCCGCCGCGCGGTCCGGGGGCAGGACCTCGATGTCGCGGGAGGCCTCCGAGACCCCGCCCGGGCCGCGCAGCCGGAGCCGGACCGTGTAGCGTCCGGGCCGCGCGTAGAGATGCGCGACTTCCTCGCCGGAGTCCGAGGCGCCGTCTCCGAAATCCCAGGCGAACTCCTGGATCGCGCCGATCGAGGCGTCGCGGAAGGCCACCGCCAGGGGCGCGGGCCCTCGCGCGGGGTCCGCCTCGAACGCGGCGACGGGGGCGGGGAAGAGCCGCGCCGGGAAGGCCCAGAGGGCGCCTCCGGCCGCCAGCGCCAGGAGAATCCCCCACCGGTACCCCACGGGCGCGCGGGGGCAGACGTCCTCGGGCCGCGCGCGCCGGGCGACCTCGAGGGCGTCGCGCCGGAGCGCCTCCCCGAACGGCCCGTTTCCGGCGAGCTCCAGGGCCGAAAGAAAGCGTTCCTCGCCGCCCGCCGCGCGATCCACGCGCCAGGCCAGCAGCGCCGCGGGCGTGGGCCGCGCGAGCGCGACCCCTGCGGCGTAGAGCGCCGCGGCGGCCAGGGCGAAAGCGAAGACGACGGGGACCGCCGCCGGGCGGCCGCTCAGGAGGGGCTCCGCCAGCCCCGCTTCGAACGCGAGGCGGTCCGTGAGAAGAAGAGCCGCGGCCGTCAGGGTGAGCGCGAAGGCGCCCTCGAGGAACCGGTCCACCGCGCGGACGCGCCGGTCGCGCCGCCGGTACCGCTCGAACGCACGCCGGAATTCATCGGACATCGTCCTGGATTCTAAAGGTCCCCGGTTCGGAAAGCAAAGGCGCTTCCCGTTCTCATGCGCCGGGGTCCGTCCCACGCCGCCGGCCGGGCGGCCCTGCATCGTCCACGAGCCAGTACTTGAAGATGATCCAGAGCGCCTGCAGGCCGTCCTTCCAGCCGATCTTCTTGCCTTCCCCGTAGCCGCGCCCCCGATAGGAGATCGGAATCTCACGGACCCGGCAGCCGAGTTTGGCGATCTTGGCGGTGATTTCGGGCTCGAACCCGAACCGATCCGAGCGCAGGGGAATCGATCGGAGAATCTCCGTCTTGAAAACCTTGTAACAGGTCTCCATGTCCGTGAGGTTCAGGTTCGTGGCCATGTTGGACAGCGTCGTCAGCACGCGGTTTCCGAAGGAGTGCCAGGAATGAGGGAACCGGCGCGGGAACTGCGCGAAGCGCGAACCGTAGACGACGTCGGCGTCTCCCTCGAGGATCGGCCGGATGAGCCTGGGGTATTCCCCCGGATCGTATTCGAGATCGGCGTCCTGGACGATGGTGAGTTTCCCCAGGACGTGCTGGAACCCCGCGCGGAGCGCGGCTCCCTTGCCGCGGTTGAGGGGCTGCTCGATCACCCGGAGCGGAGGCCGATCCGCCGGCCAGGAGGCCCGGATCTCCCGAAGAAGGTCGCGCGTTCCGTCCGTGGAACGGTCGTCCACGACGACGATCTCCCGGACGACGGGGACGGCGGCCACCCGCGCGAGGATTTCCCGGATCGTGGCCTGCTCGTTGTAGCAGGGGATGACGACGCTTAGAGGGCGGTCCTCCGCGGTCATCGAGAAATCCCCATCTGGAACGGGCCCGGGTTCAACGCGGAATTCTATCCGGCCGGCGACCCAGGGGCAACGTCCGGATCCCCATGCTTGACAGCGCTCCCGCGCCGAAGGACACTCGGACGTCTTCGTCATGGCCAGAGCCTCCTTCGTCCGGTCGGCCGGGATCGTCAGCGCCTGCACGCTCGCGTCGCGCGTCCTGGGCCTGGCGCGGGACGTCCTCTGCTCGCACTTCTTCGGAGCGTCCGCCCCGTGGGACGCGTTCGCTGTCGCGTTCCGGATCCCGAACCTCTTCCGGCGGCTCTTCGGAGAGGGCGCGCTCACGGCGGCTTTCCTGCCGGCCTTTGTCGAGCGGCATGACGCGGGCCGGCGCGCCGAGGCGCATGCGCTTCTCAACGCGCTGGCGACGGCCCTGGGACTGTTTCTCGGCCTCCTCGTCCTGGGGGGAATCGGGGTCACCTTTCTCCTGCCCAAGGATCCCGAGAACCTTCTTTTCGCGCGGCTGCTCCGGATCATGCTGCCGTATCTCCCCCTTATCTGCCTGGCGGCCGTGCTCGGAGCGGCGCTCAACGGAACCCGGCATTACTTCACCCCCGCTTTTGCGCCGGTGCTGCTCAACGTCGTCTGGATCGCCGCGCTCTTTCTCTTCCCGCGCAACATCGAGGCCGTGGCGTGGGCGGTGCTCGTGGGGGGCGCGCTGGAGCTGGCGATTCTCTGGCCGCCGCTCCGGGCCCGCGGCATGGATCCCCGGCCGTCGCTCGATCTCCGAAATCCCGCCCTCGTCGAGGTGGGCCGGCGGTTCGTCCCCGTGGTCTTCGGCCTGGCGCTCGTCCAGATCAATGAGGTGGTCGGGAGCATCCTGGCCAAGGAGTTCATCCCGGGGGACGGAGCGGTTTCCGCGCTCTACTACGGCAACCAGCTCACCCAGCTCCCGCTCGCCCTCATCGGCACGGCCGTCGCGACCGCGGTTTTTCCGCTGCTCACTTCGCCCAAGGAGGACTTCCGGGACGTGTTCGGAAAGTCGCTGCGTCTGACGCTTTTCGTGTCTCTGCCGGCCACGGTGGGGCTCATGGTCCTGGCGCGCCCGATCGTCGCGCTTCTTTTCGAGCACGGCCGCTTCACGGCGGCGGACACCGGACGCACCGCCGGGGTGGTCGTTCTCTACTCCGCGGGCCTTTGGTGCTACTGCGCCAATCAGATCCAGGCGCGCGCGTTCTACGGGCGCAAAGACGCGCGCACGCCCGCGCGCGTGAGCGCGGCGATGGTCTTCCTCAACTTCGCCCTGTCGGTGGCGCTCCTCGGTCCGCTCGGCGAACGGGGAATCGCGCTGGCGAACTCCGCGACGGGTCTGGCGACGTTCGTGACCCTCCAGACGATCTTCCGGCGGCGCCACGGCGGGATCCCCCTGCGGCCCGTGGCCCGGTCGCTCGCGGGGAGCGCGGCCGCCTCGGCGGCGATGGGCGCCCTCGCCTGGGGCCTGGCGCGGTTGCTCGAAGCTCCGCCGGGCGCTACAATCGCCGCCCGGGCGGCGGCGGCGCTCGTCCCGGTGGCCGCCGGCGCGGCCGCCTACTTCCTCCTGGCCCGCCTTTTCGGAATGGAAGAGATACAATGGCTTCTCCGAAAGCCCGGCGCTCCCGCGGAACGGTGACGATCGCCGAGTTCCAGGATCTCATCCGCCGCACGTATCACAGGCGCGACGTCCGGCGGGGGCTCGACCGGAACTACCTCTGGTTCACCGAGGAGGTGGGGGAGCTCGCCGAAGCGGTCCGCAAGCGCGACCGGGCCGAAATCGCCGCCGAAGTCGCCGACGTCCTGGCGTGGCTGGTCACCATCAGCTCCATCGCCGGCGTGGACGTGGAGGAAGCGGCGCTGGCCAAGTACGGCCGCGGATGCCCCCGCTGCCGGTCGATCCCGTGCGCATGTCCGCCCTGATCGCGGCGCTCGTTCTGCTGGGCCTTCCGGCTCTGGCGATCGCGCTCGTGGCGCTCCGCCTCCGGGTCAAGGAGCGCCGCCGGGACGCCTACCTGCGCGCCGTCGCCGAGGATCTGGTCGCCTCCGGAGCTTCCCCTCTTCCCGGCGGCGGCTACCGCCTCGGCCACCGCGTCCTCAAGGTCGAAGCCTCCACGAATCCTCTTTTCGGCGGCGGATTCACGGTGCGGCTGGCGGCCTGGTCGGATACGATCCACGACCGGGAGCTTCGCCGGGGATCGCCCGTGCCGGACGAATTCGCCGAATTCGCGCCGCTTCTCGGCCGCTGGGAGTCGGCGGGAAAGATGTTCCTGGAATGCTACGCCGCCGGGGTGACGCTCGAAACCCGTCTGGCGGAGGATGCGCGGACGCTGGGGGCGCTGGCTTCGCGGCCCCTGGAGCGTTCCTGGCACGGCGGCGTTTTCACCTGCCGCGAGGGATTCGAACGCGACCTGCCCGCCTGGCATTGGAGGCATGACCTGCGGCGGCGCCTTCCGCGGGACGTTCGCCGCTGGGGCGTGAGCTATTTTCTCGACGGGCCGCTCCTTAATGCCCCCCTCGCGCGGCTTTTCGCGGAGCTGGCCGGTGGGGGGCGGACGTTCGTTCTCACGGACGTCGAGGATCTCGCGTTTCTCGGCCACGCGTACGGAGAAGGAGCCGCCGTGCGGCGGGGAGCCCTGGTGGAGGTTTCCCGACCGGACGCCCTGGTGGCGGCCGATCTTCACACGGACGGCGAGTTCTTCGGGGCGCTTCTGGCGGCCGAAGAGATTCCGCCCGGGTTCGAGGAACCGGTCCTCCGCCACCGGTTTCCGGAGAAGCTCGTGGAAGCGCTCCCGAGGGTGCGCCTGGCGGTGCGGCGCCTCTACGACGAGCAGGCCGGCTGGTTCAGCGGAGAATACGAGATCCTGAGCGTTCATCCCCTGGACGTCCGCGGAGCCGTGGGGCGGCGGGCGGCGGAGCTGGGCGCGCCGGTCCTGGAAATCGAAGGCCGGTTCCACCGGCGCCTCGTCCGGCCGCCCGCCTATTGAGGAGGACCGCGCGATGGCGGAACTCACCGTAAGCATTCGAAAGCTGCCGGGGGCGGAGGATCTGCCCCTGCCGTCGTACCAGTCCGAAGGCGCCGCGGCGATGGATCTTCACGCGGCGGTGTCCCGCGATCTCGTCGTCGAGCCCGGCGCGGTCGCGCGCGTCCCCTGCGGTTTCGCCGTGGCGGTTCCGCCCGGCTACGAGGCGCAGATCCGGCCGCGGTCGGGCTGGGCGGCCCGGCACGCGGTGACCGTGGCCAACGCGCCCGGGACGATCGATTCGGACTACCGCGGCGAAGTGCAGGTCCTGCTCATCAATCACGGCCCGGAGCCCTTCCGGGTGACGCGGGGCCTCCGGATCGCGCAGATGGTCGTGGTCCCCGTGCCGCGGGTCGTCTGGCGCGAGGTGGCGGAGCTTCCCCCGACCGGCCGCGGCGCGGGAGGATTCGGCCACACGGGCGGGTAGGACCGGCTATTTCACGAGATAAATCCGGTCCTCGCGGAGAGCCCACCGTATCCCGGCCGCCGACAGTCCGTCCAGACCCTCTCGAAACGTCCTGCCCCGGACGGGTGCCTCGCACTCCCACGCCGCCCGAGAGGGAAGGACGGTCAGGCGAAGCGCCCCTTCGATCGCCTCCACGAAGTCCCGAACCCGGAGGTCCGACCGACCGTCCAAGGCCCGTTCGAGACTGGAGAGACGGGCGTTGTGTTGCGCGCGGCGCGCCTCCTGCACCTGACGTTCCCGTACGGCCCGGTCGGCGGCCGTGACATGAACCCGGTCTTCGTCGAAGAAATATCCGAGACCGGCCTGGGTGCAAATCGAGTTCAGATGCTGCTCCAAGGTGCCCGAGGCCAGCGCCGTCACTTTCGGCGACGATGGCGCCTGTATCCCGGAGGGCGGCCTGTGCGTCCCGAGAATGGCGTCGAAATCCACTTCGAGGACGTTCCGGTCGGAGAAACCGGACTGTTGCATCAGGGCCTTCAGAAGCTCGTACCATCCGCCTTCGCGGAGAACCATCGTGACGTTCGTCGATCGCGCCTTTGCCTCCAACGGACTCCAAACACTCCTTCCGTCCCATCCTTCCGACAGCCGCCGCCGAATCTTGTCCAGTTCGTCCAGGGCTCTTTGGACGGAGCGAAGCTTGCGCATCCCTTCACCCACCTGGTCCTCCCGGCCGACGAAAAGAGACCCGTCCGGCAGGATGTCGTAACCTTTCTTCATCGGGGAAAGGAACAACGAAAAGAGACTCGCCGCCGGCATGTCTTTGACGTGGATATTGAAGACCCAGTCCGCCACGGATGGATCCGTGCGGAACGGGATGTTCATCCGCTCCGCGACGCCCGAAAGCGTCTTGATCACGGGAGCGGACTCAACCTGCAGCGTAACGCGCTCCTGATGGAGTCGCTGCCACGTGCGCTTCATCGCCTCCGTCCAATCCGCCGGAGGGATCTCCAGCGGATACGGTTTCCGGGGAGCCTGCGGCCTCGGCTCCGACGCAACACGTTCCTGCACCGCCGGCGCGGCCTCCGGACCTGTCTCCGGCCTTCCGGCCCGGACGGCTTGCGGCTCCTCCCGCTCCGGCTTCCGCCCTTCGACCGACGGGGTCCCTCTCCACCGGACGACGCTTGCGCCTCCGGTCAGAACCGCCAGAACGACGATCATCTTTACCGCACTCGATATCATGCCCGTCCTCCCGGCTTCGCGCGCCACCTTCTCCAGAAGCGTGGCCGGAGCCGCGACCTTCACGCTCTGCTCCAGGCCCGCCGCGACCGCCCACCCCATCCTGTTCCGCAGCTGCTCTTTGGCCCGTTCAATCCGTTTCCACACCGCCTGCTCGCTCATCCCCCGTTCCTCCGCGATCTCTCGGAGCGTCCGCCCCCCGTAGTAGTACTCCACCACGAAGACCCGGCTCAGGTCGTCCAGCTCTCCCAACCCTTCCTGCAAGGCTTCTCCCCAGTGCGTCTCCGCCCGTGCCGGCGCAACGGCAACGCCCCTGGCCGCCGCGGCCTCCCGCTCTCCCGCACGCCGTCGCCGGCGGCGCGCGTCCAGGGCCGCCCGAAAGGCCACCCGGTACAGCCATCCCCTCAGTCGATCCGCGTCCCGCACCGCTTCCAGATGCCGCAGGGCCTTCACGAACGCCTCCTGCGCCGCATCCTCCGCATCCTGGGGATGCCCCAGCACGCGGTAGCAAATGGAATAAACCGCATCCTGGCAGTCCGCCAACCGCCCTAAGAGGGCACGCTTCTCCGTCCGGTCGGGCTTCCAACCCGTTTCGGTCTGTCTTTCCATCCCTTCCTGAGAGACGTCTCCGAGAGCGCTCTTTTCAACCGCAAACGACACGCCGAGGGGCGATCGACCGCTTCCGGATCGGGCCGCGGCGCGGGAGGATTCGG contains these protein-coding regions:
- a CDS encoding PKD domain-containing protein is translated as MSDEFRRAFERYRRRDRRVRAVDRFLEGAFALTLTAAALLLTDRLAFEAGLAEPLLSGRPAAVPVVFAFALAAAALYAAGVALARPTPAALLAWRVDRAAGGEERFLSALELAGNGPFGEALRRDALEVARRARPEDVCPRAPVGYRWGILLALAAGGALWAFPARLFPAPVAAFEADPARGPAPLAVAFRDASIGAIQEFAWDFGDGASDSGEEVAHLYARPGRYTVRLRLRGPGGVSEASRDIEVLPPDRAAADFRARPAKGRAPLEVRFENLSRNALRFAWDFGDGTTSTEREPSHVYREPGDYTVRLRVANDLGEDACARPVRVLHPDAPLADFRALPREGEAPLEVLFEDLSTGALSAWEWDFGDPTAGEARRSGERNPTFVYRHPGRYAVRLRVRGPHGEDEEEKLRYIHVREPGAGSGEAGDGAGGPQARRTPPEGRRPLEGGREGRPPEGRPRVTLDPQHVRPYTSGEDLVEKDLRVLAQPPEGEGRPQEGPLEKFLPHYKRAAEDSIQRERIPPPLRDYIRRYYESLAPK
- a CDS encoding glycosyltransferase family 2 protein, producing MTAEDRPLSVVIPCYNEQATIREILARVAAVPVVREIVVVDDRSTDGTRDLLREIRASWPADRPPLRVIEQPLNRGKGAALRAGFQHVLGKLTIVQDADLEYDPGEYPRLIRPILEGDADVVYGSRFAQFPRRFPHSWHSFGNRVLTTLSNMATNLNLTDMETCYKVFKTEILRSIPLRSDRFGFEPEITAKIAKLGCRVREIPISYRGRGYGEGKKIGWKDGLQALWIIFKYWLVDDAGPPGRRRGTDPGA
- the murJ gene encoding murein biosynthesis integral membrane protein MurJ, with the translated sequence MARASFVRSAGIVSACTLASRVLGLARDVLCSHFFGASAPWDAFAVAFRIPNLFRRLFGEGALTAAFLPAFVERHDAGRRAEAHALLNALATALGLFLGLLVLGGIGVTFLLPKDPENLLFARLLRIMLPYLPLICLAAVLGAALNGTRHYFTPAFAPVLLNVVWIAALFLFPRNIEAVAWAVLVGGALELAILWPPLRARGMDPRPSLDLRNPALVEVGRRFVPVVFGLALVQINEVVGSILAKEFIPGDGAVSALYYGNQLTQLPLALIGTAVATAVFPLLTSPKEDFRDVFGKSLRLTLFVSLPATVGLMVLARPIVALLFEHGRFTAADTGRTAGVVVLYSAGLWCYCANQIQARAFYGRKDARTPARVSAAMVFLNFALSVALLGPLGERGIALANSATGLATFVTLQTIFRRRHGGIPLRPVARSLAGSAAASAAMGALAWGLARLLEAPPGATIAARAAAALVPVAAGAAAYFLLARLFGMEEIQWLLRKPGAPAER
- a CDS encoding MazG nucleotide pyrophosphohydrolase domain-containing protein produces the protein MTIAEFQDLIRRTYHRRDVRRGLDRNYLWFTEEVGELAEAVRKRDRAEIAAEVADVLAWLVTISSIAGVDVEEAALAKYGRGCPRCRSIPCACPP
- the dut gene encoding dUTP diphosphatase, translated to MAELTVSIRKLPGAEDLPLPSYQSEGAAAMDLHAAVSRDLVVEPGAVARVPCGFAVAVPPGYEAQIRPRSGWAARHAVTVANAPGTIDSDYRGEVQVLLINHGPEPFRVTRGLRIAQMVVVPVPRVVWREVAELPPTGRGAGGFGHTGG
- a CDS encoding sigma-70 family RNA polymerase sigma factor; amino-acid sequence: MERQTETGWKPDRTEKRALLGRLADCQDAVYSICYRVLGHPQDAEDAAQEAFVKALRHLEAVRDADRLRGWLYRVAFRAALDARRRRRRAGEREAAAARGVAVAPARAETHWGEALQEGLGELDDLSRVFVVEYYYGGRTLREIAEERGMSEQAVWKRIERAKEQLRNRMGWAVAAGLEQSVKVAAPATLLEKVAREAGRTGMISSAVKMIVVLAVLTGGASVVRWRGTPSVEGRKPEREEPQAVRAGRPETGPEAAPAVQERVASEPRPQAPRKPYPLEIPPADWTEAMKRTWQRLHQERVTLQVESAPVIKTLSGVAERMNIPFRTDPSVADWVFNIHVKDMPAASLFSLFLSPMKKGYDILPDGSLFVGREDQVGEGMRKLRSVQRALDELDKIRRRLSEGWDGRSVWSPLEAKARSTNVTMVLREGGWYELLKALMQQSGFSDRNVLEVDFDAILGTHRPPSGIQAPSSPKVTALASGTLEQHLNSICTQAGLGYFFDEDRVHVTAADRAVRERQVQEARRAQHNARLSSLERALDGRSDLRVRDFVEAIEGALRLTVLPSRAAWECEAPVRGRTFREGLDGLSAAGIRWALREDRIYLVK